The following are encoded in a window of Streptomyces sp. Go-475 genomic DNA:
- the hemC gene encoding hydroxymethylbilane synthase, which translates to MTDKALRLGTRRSRLAMAQSGQVAEAVSRVTGRPVELVEITTYGDVSREQLAQIGGTGVFVTALRDALLKGEVDFAVHSLKDLPTTQPDELVVAAVPVREDPRDVIVARDALKFTDLPSGARIGTGSPRRMAQLNAYARSHGLDIATVPIRGNVDTRIGFVRKGELDAVVLAAAGLNRIGRGDEVTDFLSVDTVLPAPGQGALAIECTAGNADLVAALAELDDPFTRVAVTAERSLLAALEAGCSAPVGALADLLADGQIVKEMRLRAVVGTTDGTRMVQLSTTGPVPETHDGAMALGRELAAEMLAQGAAGLMGERAH; encoded by the coding sequence ATGACTGACAAGGCGCTGAGGCTCGGTACCCGGCGGAGCAGGCTCGCCATGGCCCAGTCCGGCCAGGTGGCCGAGGCCGTGAGCCGGGTGACCGGGCGGCCCGTGGAGCTCGTCGAGATCACCACGTACGGCGATGTCTCGCGCGAGCAGCTCGCCCAGATCGGCGGCACCGGCGTGTTCGTGACCGCCCTGCGCGACGCGCTGCTCAAGGGCGAGGTCGACTTCGCGGTGCACTCGCTGAAGGACCTGCCGACCACGCAGCCCGACGAGCTGGTGGTGGCCGCCGTGCCCGTGCGGGAGGACCCGCGGGACGTCATCGTCGCCCGGGACGCGCTGAAGTTCACCGACCTGCCCTCCGGGGCGCGCATCGGCACCGGTTCGCCGCGCCGCATGGCCCAGCTCAACGCGTACGCCCGCAGCCATGGCCTGGACATAGCGACGGTCCCGATCCGCGGCAACGTCGACACCCGCATCGGGTTCGTGCGCAAGGGCGAACTCGACGCCGTCGTGCTGGCGGCCGCCGGGCTGAACCGGATCGGCCGCGGTGACGAGGTGACCGACTTCCTGTCGGTCGACACGGTTTTGCCCGCCCCCGGCCAGGGGGCCCTGGCGATCGAGTGCACCGCGGGCAACGCGGACCTCGTCGCCGCGCTCGCCGAACTCGACGACCCGTTCACGCGGGTCGCCGTGACGGCCGAGCGGTCACTGCTCGCCGCCCTGGAGGCCGGTTGCAGCGCCCCTGTGGGCGCGCTGGCCGACCTTCTGGCCGACGGGCAGATTGTCAAGGAAATGCGCCTGCGCGCCGTCGTCGGCACCACCGACGGCACGCGCATGGTGCAGCTGTCCACCACCGGTCCCGTGCCCGAGACGCACGACGGGGCAATGGCGCTCGGTCGCGAACTCGCGGCCGAGATGCTCGCCCAGGGCGCGGCCGGTCTGATGGGGGAGCGAGCACATTGA
- a CDS encoding bifunctional uroporphyrinogen-III C-methyltransferase/uroporphyrinogen-III synthase, with amino-acid sequence MSPTALSAGPEHGHVTFLGAGPGDPGLLTLRAVEALANADVLVAEHEVLDVVRQHARQGVSEVHTDADPSQEPTPGTGTPQLTVVDGTSTTAPVPAVRDAAHLVMEAARGGRRVVRAVSGDPGLDTYAAEEMLACAAAGVPFEVVPGIASAVGVPAYAGVPLRDAQGADVRFVDARTASDRCWTEVGASDGTVVVSTTLDSVAAAAGELVSAGRKPDTPMTVTVAGTTTRQRTWTATLGTIAQTLKQAKVLPSPEGGRPVIAVVGERSAAAQRDQLAWFESKPLFGWKVLVPRTKEQAVSLSDQLRSYGAVPHEVPTIAVEPPRTPQQMERAVKGLVTGRYEWIAFTSVNAVKAVREKFEEYGLDARAFAGIKVAAVGEQTAKALIAFGVKPDLVPSGEQSAAGLLEDWPPYDPVFDPIDRVFLPRADIATETLVAGLIELGWEVDDVTAYRTVRASPPPAETREAIKGGGFDAVLFTSSSTVRNLVGIAGKPHNVTVIACIGPATAKTAEEHGLRVDVMAPEPSVLKLAEALADFGAKRRAAALEAGDPVTRPSERRPGARRRRSTT; translated from the coding sequence TTGAGCCCCACCGCCCTTTCCGCCGGTCCTGAACACGGGCACGTCACCTTCCTGGGTGCCGGACCCGGAGATCCGGGACTGCTGACTCTGCGCGCCGTCGAGGCACTGGCCAACGCGGACGTCCTCGTCGCCGAGCACGAAGTGCTCGACGTCGTACGTCAGCACGCCAGGCAGGGCGTCTCCGAGGTGCACACGGACGCGGATCCTTCCCAGGAGCCGACTCCGGGCACAGGGACGCCCCAGCTGACGGTAGTTGACGGCACGTCAACCACCGCGCCCGTCCCCGCGGTGCGGGATGCCGCACATCTTGTCATGGAGGCCGCGCGGGGCGGCAGGCGGGTCGTGCGTGCGGTGTCCGGTGACCCGGGCCTCGACACGTACGCGGCCGAGGAGATGCTGGCGTGCGCCGCCGCCGGGGTGCCCTTCGAGGTGGTCCCCGGGATCGCGAGCGCCGTCGGTGTGCCCGCGTACGCCGGTGTGCCGCTGCGGGACGCGCAGGGCGCGGACGTGCGGTTCGTCGACGCGCGGACGGCCTCGGACCGGTGCTGGACGGAGGTCGGGGCGTCGGACGGCACGGTCGTCGTGTCCACGACGCTGGACTCCGTCGCCGCGGCGGCCGGCGAGCTCGTCTCCGCCGGGCGCAAGCCGGACACCCCGATGACGGTCACCGTCGCCGGTACGACCACCCGGCAGCGCACCTGGACCGCCACGCTCGGCACGATCGCGCAGACGTTGAAGCAGGCCAAGGTGCTGCCCTCGCCCGAGGGCGGCCGGCCGGTGATAGCCGTGGTCGGTGAGCGTTCCGCCGCCGCCCAGCGCGACCAGCTCGCGTGGTTCGAGTCCAAGCCGCTGTTCGGCTGGAAGGTGCTCGTGCCGCGCACGAAGGAGCAGGCGGTGTCGCTCTCCGACCAGCTGCGGTCGTACGGGGCCGTGCCGCACGAGGTGCCGACGATCGCCGTCGAGCCGCCGCGCACGCCCCAGCAGATGGAGCGCGCGGTCAAGGGCCTGGTCACGGGCCGCTACGAGTGGATCGCCTTCACGTCGGTGAACGCGGTCAAGGCCGTGCGGGAGAAGTTCGAGGAGTACGGGCTCGACGCGCGTGCCTTCGCGGGCATCAAGGTCGCGGCCGTGGGCGAGCAGACCGCCAAGGCGCTGATCGCCTTCGGCGTGAAGCCGGACCTGGTGCCGAGCGGCGAGCAGTCCGCCGCCGGGCTGCTGGAGGACTGGCCGCCCTACGACCCGGTCTTCGACCCGATCGACAGAGTCTTCCTGCCGCGTGCCGACATCGCCACGGAGACGCTGGTCGCCGGGCTGATCGAGCTGGGCTGGGAGGTCGACGACGTCACGGCCTACCGGACCGTGCGGGCCTCGCCGCCGCCGGCGGAGACGCGTGAGGCGATCAAGGGCGGCGGTTTTGACGCCGTGCTCTTCACCTCGTCCTCCACCGTGCGGAACCTGGTCGGCATCGCCGGCAAGCCGCACAACGTCACCGTGATCGCCTGTATCGGCCCGGCCACGGCGAAGACCGCCGAGGAGCACGGGCTGCGGGTGGACGTCATGGCTCCGGAGCCGTCCGTGCTGAAGCTGGCGGAGGCCCTGGCCGACTTCGGCGCGAAGCGGCGGGCCGCGGCCCTGGAGGCCGGCGACCCGGTGACCCGGCCGAGCGAGCGGCGGCCGGGGGCGCGGCGGCGGCGGTCGACGACGTAA
- a CDS encoding FAD-binding oxidoreductase has translation MTAPDHTPDLFALSEIHGPVLRPGDPAYADEVTGFNLAALHTPDVVVGATGPDDIVTAMRWANATHTPVAVQATGHGANFPIEKGLLINTARMTDVRVDPATRTATIAAGAKWSHVMAAGAPHGLAGLCGTSTDAGVIGYTLGGGLPVLGRAYGYAADLVRSFQVVTPDGHLRETDSQHEPELFWALRGGKGNVGVVTSLVTELLPLPRLYGGGVYCSGEHADVLLRTWADWTRTVPDEMCSAFTILRLPPIPQIPEPLRGGFWARVAIAWPGDPAEGEELIAPLRRAAPVTVDTVEVMEHAALDRIHMEPQDPLPARESCLLLRDLGPDAIGAFLEQAGPAAGRDYPLLMVEVRHMGGAMSRPSPVEDAVCARDARYFVDSVGVLAAPPAAEAIEQATQRLYAALAPYGTGRTMVNIHGTPGDDHDRARAWTPEVYERLRHDKATYDPDNLLRYGHAVTPA, from the coding sequence ATGACCGCCCCCGACCACACCCCCGACCTCTTCGCCCTCTCGGAGATCCACGGCCCGGTCCTGCGCCCCGGCGACCCCGCCTACGCCGACGAGGTCACCGGCTTCAACCTGGCCGCCCTCCACACCCCGGACGTGGTCGTCGGCGCCACCGGCCCGGACGACATCGTCACCGCCATGCGCTGGGCGAACGCCACCCACACCCCCGTCGCCGTCCAGGCCACCGGCCACGGCGCCAACTTCCCCATCGAGAAGGGCCTGCTGATCAACACGGCCCGCATGACCGACGTCCGGGTGGACCCCGCCACCCGCACCGCCACCATCGCCGCGGGCGCGAAGTGGAGCCACGTCATGGCCGCGGGCGCCCCCCACGGCCTGGCCGGCCTCTGCGGCACCTCCACGGACGCGGGCGTCATCGGCTACACCCTCGGCGGCGGCCTGCCCGTCCTCGGCCGCGCCTACGGCTACGCCGCCGACCTGGTCCGCTCCTTCCAGGTCGTCACCCCGGACGGCCACCTGCGCGAGACGGACTCCCAGCACGAGCCGGAACTGTTCTGGGCCCTGCGCGGCGGCAAGGGCAACGTGGGCGTCGTCACCTCCCTCGTGACCGAGCTGCTCCCCCTGCCGCGCCTCTACGGCGGCGGCGTCTACTGCTCCGGCGAGCACGCCGACGTCCTGCTCCGGACCTGGGCGGACTGGACGCGCACCGTCCCGGACGAGATGTGCAGCGCGTTCACGATCCTGCGCCTGCCGCCCATCCCGCAGATTCCCGAGCCGCTGCGCGGCGGCTTCTGGGCCCGCGTCGCGATCGCCTGGCCCGGCGACCCGGCCGAGGGCGAGGAGCTGATCGCCCCGCTCCGCCGCGCGGCCCCGGTGACCGTGGACACGGTCGAGGTCATGGAGCACGCGGCCCTGGACCGCATCCACATGGAACCCCAGGACCCGCTCCCCGCCCGGGAGTCCTGCCTCCTGTTGCGCGACCTGGGCCCCGACGCCATCGGCGCCTTCCTGGAGCAGGCGGGCCCCGCGGCCGGCCGCGACTACCCCCTGCTGATGGTCGAGGTGCGCCACATGGGCGGCGCGATGTCCCGCCCGTCCCCCGTCGAGGACGCCGTCTGCGCCCGCGACGCCCGGTACTTCGTGGACTCGGTCGGCGTCCTGGCCGCCCCGCCCGCCGCCGAAGCCATCGAACAGGCGACGCAGCGCCTCTACGCCGCCCTGGCCCCCTACGGCACCGGCCGCACCATGGTCAACATCCACGGCACGCCCGGCGACGACCACGACCGCGCCCGCGCCTGGACCCCGGAGGTCTACGAACGCCTGCGCCACGACAAGGCCACCTACGACCCCGACAACCTGCTGCGCTACGGCCACGCGGTGACTCCCGCGTAG
- the hemB gene encoding porphobilinogen synthase, protein MTTYGSFPGARPRRLRSNPVMRRMVAETRLHPADLILPAFVREGVSEPVPIAAMPGVVQHTRDSLKKAAAEAVAAGVSGIMLFGVPEESKKDGLGTPGTDPDGILQVAIRDVRAEVGDELLVMSDLCLDETTDHGHCGVLDAQGRVDNDATLERYAEMAQVQADAGAHVVGPSGMMDGQIGVIRDALDQIGREDVAILAYTAKYASAFYGPFREAVGSSLQGDRKTYQQDPANARESLRELALDLEEGADMVMVKPAGPYLDILARVADAVDVPVAAYQISGEYSMIEAAAEKGWIDRDRAILESLTGIRRAGARNILTYWATEVAQKLS, encoded by the coding sequence ATGACGACGTACGGATCTTTTCCCGGTGCGCGGCCGCGGCGGTTGCGGAGCAACCCCGTGATGCGTCGGATGGTCGCCGAGACCCGGTTGCACCCCGCCGACCTCATCCTTCCCGCCTTCGTGCGGGAGGGCGTCAGCGAGCCCGTGCCGATCGCGGCCATGCCCGGGGTCGTGCAGCACACGCGGGACAGTCTGAAGAAGGCCGCCGCGGAGGCCGTCGCGGCGGGGGTCTCCGGGATCATGCTGTTCGGGGTGCCGGAGGAGTCGAAGAAGGACGGGCTCGGGACGCCGGGGACCGATCCGGACGGGATCCTCCAGGTCGCCATCCGGGACGTGCGGGCCGAGGTGGGCGACGAGCTGCTCGTCATGTCCGACCTGTGCCTGGACGAGACGACCGATCACGGCCACTGCGGGGTGCTCGACGCGCAGGGGCGGGTCGACAACGACGCGACCCTGGAGCGGTACGCCGAGATGGCCCAGGTGCAGGCCGACGCCGGCGCCCATGTGGTCGGCCCCAGCGGGATGATGGACGGGCAGATCGGAGTGATCCGGGACGCCCTCGACCAGATCGGGCGGGAGGACGTCGCGATCCTCGCCTACACCGCGAAGTACGCCTCCGCCTTCTACGGGCCCTTCCGCGAGGCCGTCGGCTCCTCGCTCCAGGGTGACCGCAAGACCTACCAGCAGGACCCGGCCAACGCGCGCGAGTCCCTGCGCGAGCTCGCCCTCGACCTGGAGGAGGGCGCCGACATGGTGATGGTCAAGCCGGCCGGGCCCTACCTGGACATCCTCGCGCGGGTCGCGGACGCCGTGGACGTGCCCGTCGCCGCCTACCAGATCTCCGGCGAGTACTCGATGATCGAGGCCGCCGCCGAGAAGGGCTGGATCGACCGGGACCGGGCGATCCTGGAGAGCCTGACCGGCATCCGGCGGGCCGGCGCGCGGAACATCCTCACCTACTGGGCCACCGAGGTGGCGCAGAAGCTGAGCTAG
- a CDS encoding IS630 family transposase, whose translation MSRPGPKIPPLSVTDAQRAVLEGWLRRRTTAQALAQRSRIVLECAEGHSIMEVSRRLRITPDTVRTWRRRFLERGLDGLCDDPRPGVPRKITDADVERVIVKTLEETPRNATHWSTRSMAAATGMSQSTVSRIWRAFALAPHRSQTFKLSTDPLFIDKVRDVVGLYLDPPEKALVLCVDEKSQIQALDRSQPVLPMVPGVPERRSHDYVRAGTTTLFAALEVASGKVIGSLHRRHRAAEFKKFLTKLDKEVPADLQVHLILDNYATHKTPDIKRWLLAHPRFHLHFTPTSASWLNLVERWFAELTQKKLKRGVHRSVQALERDIRAWLADWNEHPRPFIWTKTADEILDKVAAYCRRISDSDH comes from the coding sequence ATGAGTCGTCCGGGTCCGAAGATTCCGCCGTTGTCGGTCACTGATGCCCAACGGGCGGTGCTGGAGGGCTGGTTACGTCGCCGTACGACGGCTCAGGCTCTGGCCCAGCGGTCGCGGATCGTGCTGGAGTGCGCCGAGGGCCACTCGATCATGGAGGTGTCCCGCCGGCTGCGGATCACTCCGGACACGGTCCGCACCTGGCGGCGCCGGTTTCTCGAACGCGGCCTGGACGGCTTGTGCGACGATCCGCGGCCCGGTGTCCCCCGGAAGATCACCGACGCCGACGTCGAGCGGGTCATCGTCAAGACGCTCGAGGAGACACCGAGGAACGCCACCCACTGGTCGACCAGGTCGATGGCTGCGGCCACGGGAATGTCGCAGTCGACGGTCTCGCGGATCTGGCGGGCGTTCGCCCTGGCCCCGCACCGGTCACAGACGTTCAAGCTGTCCACCGACCCGCTGTTCATCGACAAGGTCCGCGACGTCGTCGGCCTCTATCTCGATCCGCCGGAGAAGGCCCTCGTGCTCTGCGTGGACGAGAAGTCCCAGATCCAGGCCCTGGACCGTTCCCAGCCAGTTCTGCCGATGGTGCCCGGTGTTCCCGAACGCCGCAGCCACGACTACGTCCGGGCCGGCACCACAACCCTCTTCGCCGCCCTCGAGGTGGCCAGCGGCAAGGTCATCGGCTCCCTTCACCGCCGTCACCGGGCGGCGGAGTTCAAGAAGTTCCTCACGAAGCTGGACAAGGAAGTCCCGGCCGACCTGCAGGTTCATCTGATCCTGGACAACTACGCGACCCACAAGACGCCCGACATCAAGCGGTGGCTGCTCGCCCACCCACGCTTCCACCTGCACTTCACGCCGACGAGCGCGTCCTGGCTGAACCTGGTCGAGCGGTGGTTCGCCGAGCTGACCCAGAAGAAGCTCAAGCGCGGCGTCCACCGCTCCGTCCAAGCCCTCGAACGCGACATCCGGGCCTGGCTCGCCGACTGGAACGAACACCCCAGACCCTTCATCTGGACGAAGACAGCCGACGAGATCCTCGACAAAGTCGCCGCCTACTGCCGACGAATCTCTGACTCAGATCACTAG
- a CDS encoding SAM-dependent methyltransferase, translated as MSGDALSQDPAELRRRIDSSKAHPARVYDVFLGGKDHYPADRDAAAAALAANPRGYLDVRHNRDFLRRAVTALVEQDGIRQFLDIGTGLPTAENVHQIAQRIEPGTRVVYVDNDPVVLAHARALLTSGPEGRTDYIDADLRDPARILEQAAKTLDFDRPVALCLVAILHFVADEEAYPLVRELLDALPVGSRLVLSHLTEDLNPENIRAVQRTYTERGFTFVLRSRAEVEKFFTENQLEIADPGIVPAHRWRPDHAAPVPERPEESFLAGLDAIEKVRYQDINDVTDADINVYAAIGAKG; from the coding sequence ATGTCCGGTGACGCCCTCAGTCAGGATCCCGCCGAGCTGCGGAGGAGGATCGACAGCAGCAAGGCGCACCCGGCGCGGGTCTACGACGTGTTCCTCGGCGGCAAGGACCACTACCCGGCGGACCGGGACGCGGCCGCCGCCGCGCTCGCCGCGAACCCGCGCGGGTACCTCGACGTGCGGCACAACCGCGACTTCCTGCGCCGCGCGGTGACCGCGCTGGTGGAACAGGACGGCATCCGGCAGTTCCTCGACATCGGCACGGGACTGCCGACCGCCGAGAACGTGCACCAGATCGCGCAGCGGATCGAGCCCGGGACGCGGGTCGTGTACGTCGACAACGACCCGGTCGTGCTCGCGCACGCGCGCGCCCTGCTGACCAGCGGCCCCGAGGGACGCACGGACTACATCGACGCCGATCTGCGGGACCCGGCCCGCATCCTGGAACAGGCCGCCAAGACCCTGGACTTCGACCGGCCGGTCGCGCTCTGCCTGGTCGCGATCCTGCACTTCGTCGCGGACGAGGAGGCGTATCCGCTGGTGCGCGAGCTGCTGGACGCGCTGCCCGTCGGCAGCCGGCTGGTGCTCAGCCACCTGACCGAGGACCTGAACCCGGAGAACATCCGCGCGGTCCAGCGGACGTACACCGAGCGGGGGTTCACCTTCGTGCTGCGGTCCCGGGCGGAGGTCGAGAAGTTCTTCACGGAGAACCAGCTGGAGATCGCCGACCCGGGGATCGTCCCCGCGCACCGCTGGCGGCCCGACCACGCGGCCCCCGTCCCCGAGCGGCCGGAAGAGTCCTTCCTCGCCGGCCTCGACGCCATCGAGAAGGTCCGCTACCAGGACATCAACGACGTGACGGACGCGGACATCAACGTGTACGCGGCGATCGGGGCCAAGGGGTGA
- a CDS encoding PLP-dependent aminotransferase family protein, with the protein MTVTEPTPTRSPAPRLAARARSVGGSPVRDILAVTARPEVINFAGGLPAPELFDAEAIAAAYQAVLGEAPGRALQYSTTEGEPGLRAALAGRTTARGLPTGPDDLLVTTGSQQALSLLATALLEPGDTVLVENPCYLAALQAFGFTGARVVPVPGDEHGLDPEALEELAVRERPKLLYTVPTFQNPTGRTLPAGRRAAVAAVAARRGLWIVEDDPYGELRYDGDRVPWIAAHPGAEGRTVLLGSFSKVMAPGLRLGWLRAPGELRRACAVAKQAADLHTPTVNQLAAARYLADSDLDAHVARVARVYRERRDAMLAGLPGALPEGSVWNRPEGGMFLWASLPEPYDTTALLPRVVRHDVAYVPGAPFYAGPPDRTTLRLCFVTQTPEEIEEGLRRLGEGLREAAPRAQEGSAPGA; encoded by the coding sequence ATGACCGTCACCGAGCCCACGCCCACCCGCTCTCCCGCGCCGCGGCTCGCCGCGCGGGCGCGCTCGGTCGGCGGCTCTCCCGTGCGGGACATCCTCGCCGTCACCGCCCGCCCCGAGGTGATCAACTTCGCGGGCGGGCTGCCGGCGCCGGAGCTGTTCGACGCCGAGGCCATCGCGGCCGCCTACCAGGCCGTGCTCGGCGAGGCGCCCGGGCGGGCGCTGCAGTACTCCACGACCGAGGGCGAGCCCGGCCTGCGAGCCGCCCTGGCCGGGCGGACCACCGCGCGCGGCCTGCCGACCGGCCCCGACGACCTGCTCGTCACCACCGGCTCGCAGCAGGCCCTGTCCCTGCTGGCCACCGCGCTGCTCGAACCCGGCGACACCGTCCTCGTCGAGAACCCCTGCTACCTGGCCGCGCTGCAGGCCTTCGGCTTCACGGGTGCCCGGGTCGTGCCCGTGCCCGGTGACGAGCACGGCCTCGATCCCGAGGCGCTTGAGGAGCTGGCGGTGCGCGAGCGGCCCAAGCTGCTCTACACCGTGCCCACCTTCCAGAACCCCACCGGCCGGACGCTGCCCGCCGGCCGGCGCGCCGCGGTGGCCGCCGTCGCCGCCCGGCGCGGGCTGTGGATCGTCGAGGACGATCCGTACGGGGAGCTGCGCTACGACGGCGACCGCGTGCCGTGGATCGCCGCCCACCCGGGCGCCGAGGGCCGCACGGTGCTGCTCGGCAGCTTCTCCAAGGTCATGGCGCCCGGACTGCGGCTGGGCTGGCTGCGCGCGCCCGGGGAGCTGCGGCGCGCCTGTGCCGTCGCCAAGCAGGCCGCCGACCTGCACACCCCGACCGTCAACCAGCTCGCCGCCGCCCGGTACCTGGCCGACAGCGACCTGGACGCGCACGTCGCGCGCGTCGCCCGCGTGTACCGCGAACGCCGCGACGCCATGCTCGCGGGGCTGCCCGGGGCGCTGCCCGAGGGGTCGGTCTGGAACCGGCCCGAGGGCGGCATGTTCCTCTGGGCGAGCCTGCCCGAGCCGTACGACACGACGGCGCTGCTGCCGCGGGTGGTGCGGCACGACGTGGCGTACGTGCCCGGCGCCCCCTTCTACGCCGGCCCGCCCGACCGCACGACCCTGCGGCTGTGCTTCGTGACGCAGACGCCGGAGGAGATCGAGGAAGGGCTGCGCAGGCTGGGGGAGGGGCTGCGGGAGGCGGCTCCCCGAGCCCAGGAGGGGTCTGCTCCGGGGGCTTAG
- a CDS encoding arylamine N-acetyltransferase translates to MSDSMFDLDAYFRRIGWEGERRADVAALRGVHLAHARAIPFENLDALRGQPPSLDPADLMAKLVHSRRGGYCYEHNTLFAGALRALGFRVTLLVARVVVGADSIASRPRTHMALLTEVPGEPRPYLADVGFGAIGSLLEPVPLVADTEFTGAGRRHRLVHAPHDGPLEMWVLEAHDPGKDDWTAQYAFTLEPFEKPDFDMINWYVGTSPRSPFTRRVYAQNVSDARHLLLDGRRLTETHADGTVTEREVTGEAEAHRLLEEEFGITPPEGMTLLAD, encoded by the coding sequence ATGTCCGACTCCATGTTCGATCTCGATGCGTATTTTCGGCGGATCGGATGGGAGGGGGAGCGTCGGGCCGACGTGGCGGCCCTGCGGGGTGTGCATCTGGCGCACGCGCGGGCCATCCCGTTCGAGAACCTCGACGCCCTGCGCGGCCAGCCCCCTTCCCTCGATCCGGCCGACCTCATGGCCAAGCTGGTCCACAGCCGGCGCGGCGGCTACTGCTACGAGCACAACACGCTGTTCGCCGGTGCGCTCCGGGCGCTGGGCTTCCGGGTGACCCTGCTGGTCGCGCGGGTCGTCGTGGGCGCCGACAGCATCGCGAGCCGGCCGCGCACGCACATGGCCCTGCTGACCGAGGTCCCGGGCGAGCCGCGGCCGTACCTCGCGGACGTGGGCTTCGGGGCGATCGGCTCGCTGCTGGAGCCTGTGCCGCTGGTGGCGGACACCGAGTTCACCGGGGCCGGGCGGCGGCACCGGCTGGTGCACGCGCCGCACGACGGTCCCCTGGAGATGTGGGTGCTGGAGGCACACGACCCGGGCAAGGACGACTGGACCGCCCAGTACGCCTTCACCCTGGAGCCCTTCGAGAAGCCCGACTTCGACATGATCAACTGGTACGTCGGCACCAGCCCGCGCTCGCCCTTCACCCGGCGCGTCTACGCCCAGAACGTCAGCGACGCCCGGCATCTGCTGCTCGACGGGCGGAGGCTGACGGAGACTCACGCCGACGGCACGGTCACCGAGCGGGAGGTGACCGGCGAGGCGGAGGCCCACCGGCTCCTGGAGGAGGAGTTCGGCATCACCCCGCCGGAGGGGATGACGCTGCTGGCCGACTGA
- a CDS encoding DUF4253 domain-containing protein, producing the protein MATLPNPLPTLAADPGGRALGLRLPAGALVDTTAEGPWHEPLLWRADERAVPGGWTALEPARRTGLLPVVLDVGDGHGGPDRWGLLPAEMSYPGDHDAEEVLAEYWEECAGEADAWPGLAEPRLRDHGQDHSQGDAPDAVAARVADSLLADGGPLKAPHLALVPARRSADIPTAIGWTGPAHHEGDTARLSAVLRSWEDRFGIRVVALGFDHLLLSVAAPPATPAEAEALAAEHVAFCPDNLGQDGDRTLRAYAEHRILDQPAWHFWWDQHPLSRPAASSPPAG; encoded by the coding sequence ATGGCGACACTTCCGAATCCCTTGCCGACGCTGGCGGCGGACCCGGGCGGCCGCGCGCTCGGACTGCGCCTCCCCGCCGGGGCACTGGTGGACACGACCGCCGAGGGCCCCTGGCACGAGCCGCTGCTGTGGCGCGCGGACGAGCGGGCGGTGCCCGGCGGCTGGACGGCGCTGGAGCCGGCCCGCCGTACGGGTCTGCTGCCGGTCGTTCTGGACGTGGGCGACGGCCATGGCGGGCCGGACCGCTGGGGGTTGCTGCCCGCCGAGATGTCGTACCCGGGGGACCACGACGCCGAGGAGGTCCTCGCGGAGTACTGGGAGGAGTGCGCCGGAGAAGCGGACGCATGGCCCGGCCTGGCCGAGCCCCGCCTTCGGGACCACGGCCAGGACCACAGCCAGGGCGACGCCCCGGACGCGGTGGCGGCGCGCGTCGCGGACTCCCTGCTCGCCGACGGCGGCCCGCTCAAGGCACCGCACCTCGCCCTCGTCCCGGCCCGCCGCAGCGCCGACATCCCGACGGCGATCGGCTGGACGGGCCCGGCGCACCACGAGGGCGACACGGCCCGGCTCAGCGCGGTGCTGCGCTCCTGGGAGGACCGCTTCGGCATACGGGTCGTGGCGCTCGGCTTCGACCACCTGCTGCTGTCGGTCGCCGCCCCGCCCGCCACCCCGGCGGAAGCGGAGGCCCTCGCCGCCGAGCACGTCGCGTTCTGCCCGGACAACCTCGGGCAGGACGGCGACCGCACCCTACGGGCCTACGCCGAGCACCGGATCCTCGACCAGCCCGCCTGGCACTTCTGGTGGGACCAGCACCCCCTCAGTCGGCCAGCAGCGTCATCCCCTCCGGCGGGGTGA
- a CDS encoding DinB family protein — protein sequence MTTSWEKTDLLDALAEQRKLLLITVRGLTDEQAARRTTVSELTLGGIVKHLAQGEEVWTQIMVKGDGELPDGMLDMGQYRMAEGDTLQGLLERYAAAARATEDAVTALPDLDRGVPLPRTPWSPPEPEHWSARRILLHMIRETAQHAGHADILREALDGANTTAQR from the coding sequence ATGACCACTTCCTGGGAGAAGACGGACCTGCTGGACGCGCTCGCCGAGCAGCGGAAGTTGCTGCTGATCACCGTGCGCGGACTCACCGACGAGCAGGCCGCGCGTCGCACGACCGTGAGCGAGCTGACCCTCGGCGGGATCGTGAAGCACCTCGCGCAAGGGGAGGAGGTGTGGACGCAGATCATGGTCAAGGGCGACGGTGAACTGCCCGACGGCATGCTGGACATGGGGCAGTACCGCATGGCCGAGGGCGACACGCTCCAAGGCCTCCTGGAGCGGTACGCGGCGGCAGCCCGGGCGACCGAGGACGCCGTGACCGCGCTGCCGGACCTCGACCGAGGCGTGCCCCTGCCGCGGACCCCCTGGTCACCGCCCGAGCCCGAGCACTGGTCGGCGCGGCGGATCCTGCTGCACATGATCCGGGAGACCGCCCAGCACGCCGGGCACGCCGACATCCTCCGGGAGGCCCTGGACGGCGCGAACACCACCGCCCAGCGCTGA